From the genome of Monomorium pharaonis isolate MP-MQ-018 chromosome 2, ASM1337386v2, whole genome shotgun sequence, one region includes:
- the LOC105828778 gene encoding lysosomal acid glucosylceramidase isoform X1: MDKFMLKLQLASLRQLHTMYRTIIFVIAVAAIITSTNGCIKRRSKENGDNDGYYCICNATYCDEIPDAIRPLNPATYILITSSKSGLLFHVSNGVYKNVEEIDAPLGKITINRTDVYQEIFGFGGAVTDSAAINIYNLTYKTSEQLLRSYFGPHSINYSFIRTPMGGTDFSTRPYTYAMKENDTSLHHFDIQVEDYVYKIPIIKRAQELKGEIKLITAAWSASLWMKDNTSWTYDSKLRPEYRQLWADYFVKYFDAYRRNGLEFWGTTAQNEPENYKYAPLEMNLNAMKWTPIEERNWIIEYLKPTLNRNNFGHIKIFTLDDNRMSLPDWPKTVFQDARARDIISGIAMHFYFDTYISPSVLDEVKQLFPEKSLIYTEACAGAIKSKYPILGSWKRGEDYAKNIIESMSHWVSTWIDWNIALNTNGGPTWNYNNVDASIIVNSTSNEFYKQPMFYVLGHFSKYVPPNSMRIGTISENTEGIENIAFSTPDGGIVLVTLNLNEENKEIIINDPKKGTTRINVLGKSINTMKYW, translated from the exons a tggacaaatttatgttaaagttGCAATTGGCATCTCTGCGTCAGTTACACACAATGTATCGTACAATTATCTTTGTTATTGCAGTGGCAGCAATAA tTACGTCAACAAATGGCTGCATTAAACGCCGATCAAAAGAGAATGGTGATAATGATGGATATTATTGCATCTGTAATGCAACGTATTGCGACGAAATTCCAGATGCGATCAGGCCACTCAATCCCGCTACATACATCTTAATAACATCCAGTAAAAGTGGTTTACTCTTTCATGTATCAAACGGTGTATATAAAAACGTTGAAGAGATTGATG CCCCGCTGGGAAAGATCACTATAAATCGGACGGATGTATACCAAGAAATCTTTGGATTTGGTGGAGCTGTAACCGATTCAGCggctataaatatttataatctaacGTACAAAACATCTGAACAATTATTAAG AAGCTACTTTGGTCCGCATAGTAtcaattatagttttattagaaCACCAATGGGTGGCACGGATTTCTCAACGAGACCTTACACCTACGCGATGAAAGAAAATGATACTTCGCTTCATCACTTCGATATACAAGTAGAGGATTATGTTTACAAG atacCAATAATAAAACGAGCTCAAGAATTAAAAGGAGAAATTAAGTTGATAACTGCGGCATGGAGCGCCAGTCTTTGGATGAAAGATAACACTTCTTGGACATATGATAGTAAATTACGTCCAGAATATCGTCAACTATGGGCAGATTATTTTGTGAA atacttCGATGCTTATCGTCGTAATGGTTTAGAATTCTGGGGTACAACAGCCCAGAATGAGCCAGAAAATTACAAGTACGCTCCGCTGGAGATGAATCTGAACGCAATGAAGTGGACACCCATAGAAGAGCGTAATTGGATTATCGAGTACTTAAAGCCAACTctgaatagaaataattttggacACATAAAGATCTTTACATTAGATGATAACAGAATGTCGCTTCCTGATTGGCCAAAAACGGTATTTCAAGACGCGAGAGCAAGAGATATTATTTCTGGAATCGCAATGCACTTTTATTTTGATACTTATATCAGTCCGAGTGTCTTGGATGAAGTAAAACAGCTCTTTCCAGAGAAATCACTAATATATACAGAAGCTTGCGCTGGAGCTATtaaaa GCAAATACCCGATTCTGGGTTCATGGAAACGTGGTGAAGACTATGCAAAGAATATCATCGAAAGCATGTCGCATTGGGTATCCACTTGGATTGACTGGAACATTGCTTTAAATACGAATGGTGGACCTACTTGGAACTATAATAACGTTGATGCTTCGATAATAGTCAATAGTACCTCCAACGAGTTCTACAAGCAACCAATGTTCTACGTCCTTGGACATTTTTCAAA ATACGTCCCACCTAATAGCATGAGAATCGGCACGATATCGGAGAATACCGAGGgaattgaaaatattgcattttctaCACCCGACGGCGGCATCGTATTGGTGACTTTAAATCT aaacGAAGAGAACAAGGAAATTATAATCAATGATCCGAAAAAGGGAACAACCAGGATAAATGTCCTTGGAAAGTCCATAAATACTATGAAATACTGGTAG
- the LOC105828778 gene encoding lysosomal acid glucosylceramidase isoform X2 has protein sequence MYRTIIFVIAVAAIITSTNGCIKRRSKENGDNDGYYCICNATYCDEIPDAIRPLNPATYILITSSKSGLLFHVSNGVYKNVEEIDAPLGKITINRTDVYQEIFGFGGAVTDSAAINIYNLTYKTSEQLLRSYFGPHSINYSFIRTPMGGTDFSTRPYTYAMKENDTSLHHFDIQVEDYVYKIPIIKRAQELKGEIKLITAAWSASLWMKDNTSWTYDSKLRPEYRQLWADYFVKYFDAYRRNGLEFWGTTAQNEPENYKYAPLEMNLNAMKWTPIEERNWIIEYLKPTLNRNNFGHIKIFTLDDNRMSLPDWPKTVFQDARARDIISGIAMHFYFDTYISPSVLDEVKQLFPEKSLIYTEACAGAIKSKYPILGSWKRGEDYAKNIIESMSHWVSTWIDWNIALNTNGGPTWNYNNVDASIIVNSTSNEFYKQPMFYVLGHFSKYVPPNSMRIGTISENTEGIENIAFSTPDGGIVLVTLNLNEENKEIIINDPKKGTTRINVLGKSINTMKYW, from the exons ATGTATCGTACAATTATCTTTGTTATTGCAGTGGCAGCAATAA tTACGTCAACAAATGGCTGCATTAAACGCCGATCAAAAGAGAATGGTGATAATGATGGATATTATTGCATCTGTAATGCAACGTATTGCGACGAAATTCCAGATGCGATCAGGCCACTCAATCCCGCTACATACATCTTAATAACATCCAGTAAAAGTGGTTTACTCTTTCATGTATCAAACGGTGTATATAAAAACGTTGAAGAGATTGATG CCCCGCTGGGAAAGATCACTATAAATCGGACGGATGTATACCAAGAAATCTTTGGATTTGGTGGAGCTGTAACCGATTCAGCggctataaatatttataatctaacGTACAAAACATCTGAACAATTATTAAG AAGCTACTTTGGTCCGCATAGTAtcaattatagttttattagaaCACCAATGGGTGGCACGGATTTCTCAACGAGACCTTACACCTACGCGATGAAAGAAAATGATACTTCGCTTCATCACTTCGATATACAAGTAGAGGATTATGTTTACAAG atacCAATAATAAAACGAGCTCAAGAATTAAAAGGAGAAATTAAGTTGATAACTGCGGCATGGAGCGCCAGTCTTTGGATGAAAGATAACACTTCTTGGACATATGATAGTAAATTACGTCCAGAATATCGTCAACTATGGGCAGATTATTTTGTGAA atacttCGATGCTTATCGTCGTAATGGTTTAGAATTCTGGGGTACAACAGCCCAGAATGAGCCAGAAAATTACAAGTACGCTCCGCTGGAGATGAATCTGAACGCAATGAAGTGGACACCCATAGAAGAGCGTAATTGGATTATCGAGTACTTAAAGCCAACTctgaatagaaataattttggacACATAAAGATCTTTACATTAGATGATAACAGAATGTCGCTTCCTGATTGGCCAAAAACGGTATTTCAAGACGCGAGAGCAAGAGATATTATTTCTGGAATCGCAATGCACTTTTATTTTGATACTTATATCAGTCCGAGTGTCTTGGATGAAGTAAAACAGCTCTTTCCAGAGAAATCACTAATATATACAGAAGCTTGCGCTGGAGCTATtaaaa GCAAATACCCGATTCTGGGTTCATGGAAACGTGGTGAAGACTATGCAAAGAATATCATCGAAAGCATGTCGCATTGGGTATCCACTTGGATTGACTGGAACATTGCTTTAAATACGAATGGTGGACCTACTTGGAACTATAATAACGTTGATGCTTCGATAATAGTCAATAGTACCTCCAACGAGTTCTACAAGCAACCAATGTTCTACGTCCTTGGACATTTTTCAAA ATACGTCCCACCTAATAGCATGAGAATCGGCACGATATCGGAGAATACCGAGGgaattgaaaatattgcattttctaCACCCGACGGCGGCATCGTATTGGTGACTTTAAATCT aaacGAAGAGAACAAGGAAATTATAATCAATGATCCGAAAAAGGGAACAACCAGGATAAATGTCCTTGGAAAGTCCATAAATACTATGAAATACTGGTAG